Within Spinacia oleracea cultivar Varoflay chromosome 4, BTI_SOV_V1, whole genome shotgun sequence, the genomic segment atgaactgcctggataggtaaatccaaacaaagcatcactagcaacctatacaattgaagtaaaagtaattattgcctaagaagcaataaaacagggttgtttaaagttcttcactgaacttgggtagatcacctatctgctggcttgatggttcttcattgaaaaatgcgtagaaccactcttgaagcaagaaaaacgtctgctaacttgatggttcttcattgcaaaatgagtgaaaccaccatcaaagtaagaaagactagatcacataataaacaaactcgaaaagatcttatcatcatatctcgaagaacattcgatgaaaaggatattaagattggcaaagcatgataactaaacctatgcaacaagtgagaagcaacactcacattgtaacactggaaatcaagcatagctttgaattccatgaactgttttaaagatgggtttgaggcccatggttgtaaaacaattgggttaaacatttatcatatatgaaatgtattttcatattccatttaatcttggtttagtattaaatgatgagtcccttcaaatttgacgatatattcaagatagactgtcaggaccagtcctgtgactaagaaatgtctatcaagtgaacttgaatgtcaaaggttgaaaatggtccctaatcggagttttctataaaattggacgcatagaaaacgttagacgattagaatgcaagatgactagtagttctgtttcttgaactatgtggacatggcaatgtcataatcatttgcatagatacttactttgggaagactagtatcggacaagacctatgaaactttactgtaagagatgaaaatctgtcataagtaaatttcattaaaattattagacactaaatcctcaatacctgagtgatttgagattacttgtttgagaactggttgctttgacgttgaccaaccgtcgcaccgtaaaaggaggctataaaggcaacgctcaggtaatcacctattaaacgaagtctaatctcaagatcgcaagattgggattgtcctcccataaatcgggatgagatgcttaaaagttgtacaaggccactcggagagctagaaactgtgaaatgcatggtcgtgcttggatgaatcataggctatgattatctgtttatttgatcagttgaactctgaaaccgaggaacacctctggacataataaggatgacaactcttaccttatgttcaagagcaagcatcgagcgacaaaggaattaggaaatgcacacttgtccctaaggacaagtgggagactgaaggaaataatgcccttggtccaagtatgcattctatgttaagtctaataaatgcggttcagtattaattaacaagttaataattcagtgagatcaagtgagctgaatgcctagctagaggccgcttcagttcaagtggaattaatgatattaatccacagcttactcttgactgaacccgtagggtcacacaaatagtacgtaaacggatcaagtatttaatggcattaaatactccatctatgaatattcggaatcgacggatcttggtttcagtgggagctgagatcgtcacaggcaagaaatgaatactccggaaacgatgatattgccggaaacggaaatatggatcgtatcggaaatataaatattatccaagtcgtagatgttgccggaaacggaaacatggtacgtatcggaaaatattatcggaaatggaaatattgccagaatcggaaatattgccggaaacggaaatattgtcagaatcggaaatattaccggaatcggaaaataattccggaaacggaaatattaaatatttgttcgaaacggaaattaattccggaatcggaaatattaaatattgttcgtatcggaaatgaattccggaatcggaaaatttaatcggaagcgcatcgtacgaataagcatcggacgaggcctgccggacgaggcccagcacgaagccaggccatcgcccagcaagccaagcgcgccgcacaaatagccacgccaggcccagcgcaaggccaggcccagcaggctgcgcagcgcgcgcagcgcacacagcgcgcacagcgcgcacagcacgcgcagcgcgcagcgcgcgcgggcgctgagtgggctgctcgcgcgcacgcatggggcccatcgtggctgccgtgcgtgtgtgtgcaagtgtttgtgttcgtgcacgtttcctaaaacatgcagagttcggttaatgattaaattcctaattctatttgataaattaattaaattagagttcttgtaggattctaggtttaattaatttgtatctgaataggatttcgattccctttccataccgctataaatatgaggctagggctcacaatttataacacaagtttcaaagtattcaaagtgagtttttgagagaaaaattcagtcacacatttgcctataaagtgccgaaaataatagtaccttaagggcgattctagttggtcaatcttaaggcggatccggacgtgctgtggactatctacggagggacgacacttggagtcctaaagacttgttcttgttcggttcgggcgcagctagggaaggcacgcaacaaagagtatgcatctaatctatgctaaatgattatgtgtaaataatatgttttcctggctttatggtttttccgcatgatttatgaattgtcatatgtatcataacctaacacatcaaTGGTTTGTGTCATTCTTCTTCACCGTATACCCTATTATagattcataaaaattaaacccATTTCAGATACAAAACTTGGCATGTTAgcgaaattttaaataaaattctaaaagcCACCAAATAACCAATAATCAAATATACAAGAACCTCAATTTAAAAAAGATACGAAGTATAATATCCGAAACAACCAATCAAGAAAAATACATTGTTCATCATATACCCACCTGATGTTGCAATTTTTCCCTTAAAATATACTAAAGTATGAAGTTGAACCTGATATAGAAGTCAGTGGAGATATTAAAGAACGTTTGTAGCCCAAATTGACGAAAAGATCGGTATTTGTTGAGCTAGCTGCACCTTTTCAAATTCATATAATTGCCTGAAAAACAACCCAATAGAAGAATTAAAATCAATTGTGGCAATAGATGAAAGCAAAGAAATGTACCTAACCAAAATTGAATGAAGAAAATTGGATTTAAATGGCTAAAAGTAAAGAAGAAACCGTCAAAATGCTAACGGCTTCTAATTCATTTCCCTTAATGAATCAATTTATAGTTCCAATTAAATTCTGAAAACGGTTAAGTTGTACTCAAGAGACAAAAAAATGagaattgaattaaataaattgtATAGAGGGATTAATTTGATTGTTGAAGGAATATTTGAATTGAATGGGGcattaattttgaatgttgaaggAGCTAGAAGATGGAAGGGGGTGGTAGATGAATAGATGATACAGTAGGAAGTGACATCACAAAAAGGGAAAAGTTAAtgggaaaaaggaaaaaaatgatGAACAAAGAAAATGACACATGGCAATATGGTATACAATGACACGTGGCAATATTATATACATAGTTTAGGTTTTTAAATACTAAAGTATAGATTTCTTCTAATTTTCCATTCTCTCGATTCCTTTAACGAGTTCTCAAAAATCTGAACTGAAATTCCCTAATTCCATTAACACCATCATAAACTTTGACCGACAAACTATCTTGTATACGAagtaactttttatttttttttattttttttatgtacTCCGCAAGATGATACTTGTCGTATTCAGAATGTTGACCAAAATTTCCAACACTGACCTACCCATATGTCAATCAACGTGACCCTTTCATTGAAGCGAGGAAGTATAagcgcatatcagatatgtatgggcaaatacatatcagaacaaaagacaaaataggaaaaaggacaaaaaagaaattaaatggtacttttttaaacaaaaatggtacttttttttacaaaatggtacttgtttttacagaatggtattttttttatcatgaataatacttccttttttgtcttttagctatttgtcttttagttgatatgtgtgtttccacacatatctgatatgcgaaaaaacgaCCTCCATTGAAGCTATCCTTCTTTTTGGCGCCCAATTCCCTTTCTTTTTTAGTTTTCTATTTTGTCTCCCTCGTTCCTTTCACTTTtgattttcctttcttcctcctTCAGCTCTCTACTTCATTATCATGGGCATTCTATGAAACCTGATTCGGCATTGCATCGAACTCCCCCCTTTCTGCACTAATCAAGTCCTCAGAATAAACATACCCATAAGCATACACTGAGGCAAGTCCAAGAAACAACATTTCTCCCTAACATTTCATCAAACACCTTATGTGCATATCTAATTAACTTATTGAACTTTTATCTTATTGCTAGAATCCCAAATACCAACTTTGCGAAAATGAGTGAGTTAACATTGAAGGTTTCACTTGTAATGTGCCATTGAACTCTTCATTTTCGACGGCAATTTGATCAATTAATTTGagaattagaagaaaaaaaaaatgagaatcGAGAAcacgcaatttggattatacacccgggtgcacagtgctcattgtgcaccccgttgaacatttattgaaaatctaatgaacatggaggatgatttcaatgtacatgtactagtgaaatatttaaattatacgaagtatgttctatggatttgaactatatgttcattggctatatgttctttaactatgaacaatatgttctttgtagttgaactatatgttcatttaaaaacagggtgcacagtgagcattgtgcacccgggcGTATAAATCATATTTTGTCGAGAACAGGAGGGAAACCAAGTAAAATAAGTAAAGAAGGGAAATTAagtaaaattgagttaaatCAAATCTAGTTTGTTGTCTCCCCACCTTCTCTAAATAAGTGAGAAAAAAGTGGATAAACCAAACAAATTCAAGCATTCGAAACCAGACACTAAATATTCTGTTACAAAGTTACTGCTGGAGAAACAGAAACTTCTACCATCAAAATCTTCAATATCGACCCTTCACTACACTAACTTACATTTTCCTGATTCTTCAgggttgaaacttgaaactaaaACTTGGGGACAAAGTTATTCCCTTTACGAACAGAAGTAATAAGTTCATATCTACATTTGTCAGACAACATCACTACATtagttatcttttttttttctgtacATTTTCCAGGCTTATAGGATGCTGCTGTCTAGAAAGTACGAGCCAACTCAAAGGGAGTCGTTATCCCTAACGAAGATACTGTTAGTTTTGATTTTACTACAAAGTGCTAGCATAGATTCACTGTTGCACCGTAACTAGCTTCCAAAGATTGTTTCCATGCTCTCGAGGGATTCAACTGCCAATACTCCTGACAAACACGGTTCAACTGATTTGGCAATACGCCTCTTGCAGCAAAACCTATATGATCTGTGGAATTCTTGAATCTCTGGATTCTAGACATAATGCCGCCACCAGTAAACCATGTCCGTTTTTCAAAATTAGAGATAGACTCCTCTTGATGCGAGTGAATCACTTCTTCGATTTGATTTTCTAGTTCAGATATTTCTGACTCATTCTGCGATGAAATGTAATTACTCATGCCAAACAATTCCCAATCAACTTGCTGCAAGATCTCAGCAGCTCGGTCGATGCCCTTTAAGGCATATTCTTTCATTTGACGAGGTTTCTCGAGGGCCAATTTGTCCACCTGGAGTTTCAGTTCGTTCAGTCGTTGACCTATCCTTGTAGATACAGCATCATATAATTTTCCTCTTGATGCAAGATCCGTTTCTTCAGCGTTTAGCAAATCATCAAACTCTACAGGATCGCCAATTAGTACTGTCACCTACATAATTTCACATGCAGAAGCTGTTATACTTAAATGTCAGCTGAAGACTAAACAAAAATAACAGTTGCATAAGTCAATGCCCTTAGCAGTCGAGTTACATCTGCCAGAAGACAGACATGACTCTCAGCAAGGCATAACAAATAAAGAGTTTTATGTTATTGACTTATTGCCTTAACCCTAACATATATAGTGCTTTGGTGTAGTGGGAATAAGCCACtagatacatactaattaatgCATGCAAAAGCTGCGAAGAGCGAAGTTTGACTTACTGTCTTGCCAATCCTAGGAAAGCTGGCTCCAATAGGTATAATATCTTGCATACCAGTATGCACAAACGGAACAACAGTTGGAGTTTTGTCCGCATCCAATACCAACCTATAAAGGAAAACACACAAACACTAGTGAGAATCCTGCAGAATCAGTAGTATACAAACTTCACATTTCCattcctcccccccccccccccccaccccccacccCCCACCCCAAAAATCTGTAGAAGAAAGCAAGTGACAAGAATAATAAGACCAAGGTAGTTTATCTTTCCCTGTCAAGATATGAATTTCATCATCAGATGTTAATTGATATATTTGCATATtctagattttaaaaaaaaatagcacTTCGGTATTCCAGAGTTCCAAATAGTCTAGCAAAGAGTCCATACGCAAAGCCATTTGGAGCTTGTCAAGATTTGAACCAGATAAAAGTTATTTGAACACGCCTAGTTCTTTTCTTAGCTAAAagtttttctatttttcttttcctgctgctatttttttttacaatggGCCGTTTTATCTATTATTTTCTATCTATCTATCATCATGCATTTATGGATTACAGACAAGGTAATTTAGTCAGCAAACAGCAGcaacaaaatattatctttacaaCAGGAATTGTGTTCCCCTTTTTGTTTCAACTCTGGGTCTGGTAAAATGCTATAGTAAGGGAGTCCAATTAGTTATACCCCTTTCTTTGTCTCCATTTCAGATGAGATAAGAAATCCATATTTACGTCCTTGACTTCGATTATATTCTTTAGACAACTTTGTCCTTGAACCACATCTTCAAATCCAACTTGTCCCTTCACCCACAGTCCCACACACCATAATTCAAATGAAGCACCTCCAAAGCTTTATAATTAACCAAAGCTACTAGATGAAGTTCAAGAATACcccaaaaagaaaaatcaataaaGCAACAGGATATCAAAGATTGCACTGTTAGAACTTGGAAACTTTTTCACATTTTCATTAATTGCtaattttattttctaatttcttATGTGTTCGTACACTTTCATCTTATACTATGATTGCTTGTTATCTTTTTGGGTCCAGCGGCAGGGTTGATATTTTGAAGATCCGTCACAGAAAATATTCATCAGAATATCAAGACAATATAAACAACTGTCATAAAGATCTGACCTCCCTACGCCCCTCTTGGCTGACCCAATAGTTTTTCCACCATCTCTAGAACGGCTACCTTCAGGGAAAATGTGGACCCAACCGCCGTTATTTAGTTTAGAAATAGCggtatccaaaccctggagcaAGCAAAGCATCAAGATGAGTTAAAACACGGTTAAAACATATCAATATTGATCATACAATGTATACTACAGACTCTACCAAAAGATTTACTACTCCATATTAAGGAATCTGGTTACCTTCTGGTAAATCCCATCACCCCTTGAAACAGGCAAAACCTTTAGAGACTTGAAGAATGCAGAAGTGACTGGATTTTTGAAACATCGATCACTTGCACATAGGGTCCATCTTAAGTTTTGAGCATCCATGAGAACACTTGGAGGGAGCAACGATGCTATAACAAGTGGATCATCCATAGAAGCAACATGATTACTAACCTGCAAATCACAAGCAATTTAAGGTCATATCATATAATCATCATTCCCTACTCGCTCCCACTTTATACAACAACAGCAGATATGCCATTTCTGTGCTAAAATAAGCATCTTTTAATACATCTAAGTCACCAACAAGGTAGAATGCATACACTAAATCATGACTGACACAGCGTATCAGTCAACAAACATCAATTTCGGTTTGCTAGGCCATTATATTGAGTCATAAAGGAAGACTATGGATAGAATGACACAACTGAGGTACAGCCAGTACGCCCATATAGAACCGACATGGGCACATAGGCCAATAGGTGATATAAAAATAATGTCACGTCAGCAGCAACCTTTTACACCATGTTACAATAAATCACATTGGTAATGCATGACAAGTACCATGAATCATTCCAagtaaaatcaacaaaaacaaaagacCATCATGCACACGGACACACCATCTATAACATCCATCACTCACACAATGATTAGATATTATCTCCAAATAAAAGCAAAGGAAGAAAAAGATAAAATGAGACGCACTGTTATTAGAGGCTTCTCTTTAGATTTGCTCTGCACAGCACTAAGTAACTTCTCTGCACCATAAACCTGTCAATTAAACGAAGTCAAGCCTTCAATTTTCGACAAAAGGGAACAAAATACGATACTGATCCATAACAGCTGAAATACCTGTACGCGGTTGAGTCCGTGCATAAATACATGGCAAACATTC encodes:
- the LOC110778618 gene encoding uncharacterized protein, which gives rise to MVGQQYQYHHLLDRGDLLKANARFLQLQLRQRFRVAVDRHFYRRCDSLSSAVDGRVPSAVKRWLHRFRDFRHNSLPSSTSASSSSAFSRIKRVKRDIFAEEESAITRMVQAVAVPVLGNVCHVFMHGLNRVQVYGAEKLLSAVQSKSKEKPLITVSNHVASMDDPLVIASLLPPSVLMDAQNLRWTLCASDRCFKNPVTSAFFKSLKVLPVSRGDGIYQKGLDTAISKLNNGGWVHIFPEGSRSRDGGKTIGSAKRGVGRLVLDADKTPTVVPFVHTGMQDIIPIGASFPRIGKTVTVLIGDPVEFDDLLNAEETDLASRGKLYDAVSTRIGQRLNELKLQVDKLALEKPRQMKEYALKGIDRAAEILQQVDWELFGMSNYISSQNESEISELENQIEEVIHSHQEESISNFEKRTWFTGGGIMSRIQRFKNSTDHIGFAARGVLPNQLNRVCQEYWQLNPSRAWKQSLEASYGATVNLC